tctatatctgatagtctttcatctagggtaaccccttccaacaatgggagctgctcaggctcggtagtgaacactccatggaaactggcattcagtgcctcgcagatttccttgtcactttcagtatatgccccctctgtcttccttagtcttgtcacttggtcgttcaccgacatttttcttcttatatgactgtgtagtaacttaggttgttttttcgctttgattgcaatatcgttctcatagtccctttccgatgttcgtcttatgttaatgtaatcgttcctagctctgttgtatctgcttctgttgtcctctgttctttgtcttctgtacttcctccactcccgcctgctggccatttttgcttcctgacactgtctattaaaccatgggttattatattccttcttattttttccctttaccgtgggtataaatctctcttcggcctcctggcatttctgtatgactaggtccatcatatcttggactgttttttcctctaatttcttcctcccactgcacttcatccagatagtcccttatcctcatatagtcctctttcctgtagtcagctctcctttcgcagatctcttgtcccatggtcataagtttgaattccatcatgtagtcaaagactaggacacaatggtcactggcccctagaggtatttcatgctctaaattctcgatatcttctacgttctgggtgaaaatcaggtctaataggctcggtgcatctcctcctctttcccttgtgtcttccttcacatgttgtgtcaggaaattcctgtctataacatctactaattttgctccccacgtttcgtcccctccatggggattccttgattcccaatttatctctccatgatttaggtcccccatgatcagcagcttcgctctcattctgtgggctagtgttgctgccttctgcagttcatctatacatgctttgttgttgtcatcatactcctgcctgggtgttctactgtttggtgggggattgtagattaccaagatcacaatcttcctcccatctactgtcagagttccatgtatgaagcttgtgcactcattggtaactcgatttcccaggtcttcaaacttccatttccgctttattaggagtgctactccccctccctgtctctgtgtcctctcttttcgtatcacctggtacccttcaggaaagattgcatctgagatcatgtcattaattttagtttccacaattgcaactatgtcaggatctgcttcactcactctttcttttatctcttctgctttattagattgtgtgttgttattgtgtgttggcgagtgtgtgtgtgttggcgagggtgtgtgtgttggcgagagtgtgtgtgttggcgagagtgtgtgtgttggcgagtgtgtgtgtgttggcgagggtgtgtgtgttggcgagagtgtgtgtgttggcgagagtgtgtgtgaagtgaggataggggcagacaggttGACTATAAATTACAAGATGTTTGAGGAACTCAATAGGAGGTttcaggaagtcttcacaataatACAAGAAGACGTTCATGACCGAAGAGAGGGACTAtctaaccaggcaccactggaggagttgagattaccagtgggaaaATAAGGAACCATTTCCTTGAATTGGATGTAGCAAAGGGCTGTAGGCCCACGCGGTATTTaccttggatactaaaagagaGAGCAGAAGCACTTTGCCTACACTCTCAGTAGCGCATTGGTAGTCACTGGTAACAAGGAGAACTGACAAAAATTTGCATGACGGGgctaacgtagtcctgatatTCAAGAAAAGACAGACAAGAGTCAATGAACaagaggccagtgtccctaacttgtataccatgcatggTGAAAGAGGAGAATGTAAGAAAAAATATTGTAGAACATCTGGAGTCGAAGAACTTTGTAACCCATTTATAGATGGCAAAATTTTGCCTCACAGGTCtaacagaattctatgaccaggcgacaaaaattaggcaaaaaagagatgagtgggcagactgcattttttttttggattgctagaaagcctttgacacagtactccacAGGAGACTACTGCATAAGTTGAAGAtacaggcaggagtaacagggACAGTACTtctgtggataagagagtacctaagcaacagaagaaagCGAGTCACTGTGAATGGTGAGGTCTCAGAGATAAGTAACTAGTTTGAATCCTTGGCTACTCAGGGTTCAGCCCGTGGATCTATccggtttctgatatatgtaaatgatcttccagagggaagagactcgtttctctcattgtttgcttatgactgaaaattatgagaaggatttagacagaggaagacagcaaGAGGCTGCAAGTTGACCTGgagaaactgaatgaatggtccaacgaaTGGTTActagagttcaacccaagtaaagtaatgaagctaggtggagggagcaggaggccagacacacagtGCCAAAGGGGGAGACAAATTCCTCAGTGAAACGTTTAGAGGAGGATCATCTAGAGGTTGATATTGCACCgaaactgtctcctgaagcccacactaaaaggttagcatcagcggtatatgcgaggctggctaacattagaaatACTTTGATAAATTTGTGAAAGGAATaattcagaaccttatataccatatacgtaagaccaatcctgatatatgcggctccaacatggaggccataccttgtcaagcataggACGAAGCTGGAGAAGGTTCACAAGTATATTACTGGACTaggcccagaactaagaggcatgagttacgaggaaaagctgcgtgaaTTACACCTCATGTAGCAGGAAGATATaagagttaggagagacatgattaccacattaaaattctcagaggaattgataaggtataTAAGGTCAGGTTATTTAGCACGGGAGGTACtcacacaagaggacacaggtggaaactgagtacccaaatgagtcacagagacattagaaagaatttgttcagtgtcagagtagttaataaatggaatgcattaggaagtgatgtggtggaggcagactccatacacagttccaaatctGGATGACATAGAGCcgattaggctcaggaacctgtacaccagttaatcgaGAAGCGAgaccaaggagccgaagctcaaccccggctAGCACAATTAGGCGACAACAGTGTGAGAGAGATTGTGTGTGACAATCATCTGCTAGAGAGACTTGCACAGCAAAGATATAGCtgatgtatatatttataatctGCTTCAAATGCGCAGTATCATGAAATTACATTTCAAGAGTTGGGAAGTGTGGTGTCGCCTGCATACCAGCGGGCCAGGGCTGTGTGTGGAGGGTCTCCAGGTACCAGCGGGCCAGGGCTGTGTGTGGAGGGTCTCCAGGTACCAGCGGGCCAGGGCTGTGTGTGGAGGGTCTCCAGGTACCAGCGGGCCAGGGCTGAGTCTGGAGGGTCTCCAGGTACCAGCGGGCCAGGGCTGTGTGTGGAGGGTCTCCAGGTACCAGCGGGCCAGGGCTGTGTGTGGAGGGTCTCCAGGTACCAGCGGGCCAGGGCTGAGTCTGGAGGGTCTCCAGGTACCAGCGGACCAGGGCTGTGTGTGGAGGGTCTCCAGGTACCAGTGGGCCAGGGCTGTGTGTGGAGGGTCTCCAGGTACCAGCGGGCCAGGGCTGAGTGTGGAGGGTCTCCAGGTACCAGCGGGCCAGGACTGTGTGTGGAGGGTCTCCAGGTACCAGCGGGCCAGGGCTGAGTGTGGAGGGTCTCCAGGTATCAGCGGGCCAGGACTGTGTGTGGAGGGTCTCCAGGTACCAGCGGGCCAGGGCTGTGTGTGGAGGGTCTCCAGGTACCAGCGGGCCAGGGCTGAGTCTGGAGGGTCTCCAGGTACCAGCGGGCCAGGGCTGTGTGTGGAGGGTCCCCAAGTACCAGCGGGCCAGGGCTGTGTGTGGAGGGTCTCCAGGTACCAGCGGGCCAGGGCTGTGTGTGGAGGGTCTCCAGGTACCAGCGGGCCAGGACTGTGTGTGGAGGGTCTCCAGGTACCAGCGGGCCAGGGCTGTGTGTGGAGGGTCTCCAAATGGTCTTTGTTACAGCCCTTGCTAGTGTCGAGGCCCATCCCAGTGGCGTTGGTTCGACGTTGCTTCAACGTTATATGAACGTTGACAACATTGTTTATGCGTTAAATTGATGTTGATGGATATTGTTCCAACTAGCATAGTTATTATTAATGTCAGTAAAACTTTTTGTCATTCCCATAAGTGTTTTGATGTTCCGTCGGCAACGGTGTGGTGGTCGTGATCGATCATCGGTTTGTTTATCACATAAAACACACAACTTCGTttttatttgacgattttaatgtGAAGTGTGTGAAAAGTTCTTATTGTTTCCCTCCTCCCTACATGGTAATATGTTGCTAATTACTGTTGTGCTCAGCAGTGTTTAATTGAGCACGAGGTTATTGTATGCTCCAGCGGACGATTTTAGACGGGGATGTTATTAGAAATCCTATCCCACACCTGCCCCCTCAAACTAcgaccctcccacacctgccccatCAAACTACGACCCTCCCACACCAGCCCCCTCAAACTACGACcctcccacaccagcccccaTCAAACTACGACCCTCTCACACCAGCCCCCTCAAACTACGACCCTCCCACACCAGCCCCATCAAACTACGACCCTCCCACACCAGCCCCATCAAACTAcgaccctcccacacctgccccctcAAACTACGACCCTCCCACACCAGCCCCATCAAACTAcgaccctcccacacctgccccctcAAACTAcgaccctcccacacctgccccctcAAACTACGACCCTCCCACACATGCCCCCTCAAACTAcgaccctcccacacctgccccctcAAACTACGACCCTCCCACACCAGCCCCTTCAAACTACGACCCTCCCACACCAGCCCCTCAAACTACGACCCTCCCACACCATGCCCCCTCAAACTACGACCCTCTCACACCAGCCCCCTCAAACTACGACCCTCCCACACCAGCCCCATCAAACTACGACCCTCCCACACCAGCCCCCTCAAACTACGACCCTCCCACACCAGCCCCATCAAACTACGACCCTCCCACACCAGCCCCATCAAACTAcgaccctcccacacctgccccctcAAACTAcgaccctcccacacctgccccctcAAACTACGACCCTCCCACACCAGCCCCATCAAACTACGACCCTCTCACACCAGCCCCTTCAAACTACGACCCTCCCACACCAGCCCCCTCAAACTAcgaccctcccacacctgccccctcAAACTACGACCCTCTCACACCAGCCCCCTCAAACTACGACCCTCCCACACCAGCCCCATCAAACTACGACCCTCCCACACCAGCCCCCTCAAACTACGACCCTCCCACACCAGCCCCCTCAAACTACGACCCTCCCACACCAGCCCCGTCAAACTAAGGCCCTCCCACACCAGCCCCCTCAAACTACGACCCTCCCACACTAGCCCCCTCAAACTACGACCCTCTCACACCAGCCCCCCTCAAACTACGACCCTCCCACACCAGCCCCCTCAAACTAcgaccctcccacacctgccccctcAAACTACGACCCTCACACCAGCCCCCTCAAACTACGACCCTCCCACACCAGCCCCCTCAAACTACGACCCTCCCACACCAGCCCCCTCAAACTACGACCCTCCCACACCAGCCCCCTCAAACTACGACCCTCCCACACCAGCCCCTTCAAACTAAGACCCTCCCACACCAGCCCCCTCAAACTACGACCCTCCCACAACAGCCCCCTCAAACTACGACCCTCCCACACCAGCTCCCTCAAACTACGACCCTCCCACACCAGCCCACTCAAACTACGACCCTCCCACACCAGCCCCCTCAAACTA
The window above is part of the Procambarus clarkii isolate CNS0578487 chromosome 16, FALCON_Pclarkii_2.0, whole genome shotgun sequence genome. Proteins encoded here:
- the LOC138365243 gene encoding uncharacterized protein — translated: MLQRTILDGDVIRNPIPHLPPQTTTLPHLPHQTTTLPHQPPQTTTLPHQPPSNYDPLTPAPSNYDPPTPAPSNYDPPTPAPSNYDPPTPAPSNYDPPTPAPSNYDPPTPAPSNYDPPTPAPSNYDPPTHAPSNYDPPTPAPSNYDPPTPAPSNYDPPTPAPQTTTLPHHAPSNYDPLTPAPSNYDPPTPAPSNYDPPTPAPSNYDPPTPAPSNYDPPTPAPSNYDPPTPAPSNYDPPTPAPSNYDPPTPAPSNYDPLTPAPSNYDPPTPAPSNYDPPTPAPSNYDPLTPAPSNYDPPTPAPSNYDPPTPAPSNYDPPTPAPSNYDPPTPAPSN